tgaaccgaaccgtgaaccgtaaccgtcttgggcggttaaggttaagggtcgacctgcctggaaccgtcgaaccggcggttccgaaccgtcgaaccatcggttccgaaccgtggtcaggtctagtgAGAAGTCAATCGTCAAAAGTTGAATAACtaataatgttttttaaaaaataattatagccATTGAATTTTTCTTTAATGAAATGATAAATTTAAAGATGAATGAATCTCCATCGGTCCCTCTAAAACTTAATATGTTGGAACAAgtgattaaaataaaaaaaataaaaaaaagacacACAAGCTGTTGCTTTCATTTTTGACTAACTCCTTGGAATCTCTTGAAGACTTCCTTAACCTCCGAATACTTTTCTCCCAGTCTGCCGCTGCGTGCTTCAGTCTTTCTACTTTTCAACGTCGTCTTTTTCCGGTTCATACTTCTTCGCcctttctttctctgacaacaaATCAAATCTATGATTACACTGTATAAATTATCTAATCTCTTAACATCACAATTCAATCCATCATCAATAATTCCAGCGACAATGGGAAGGAATTACCTAATCTTTCTTTGACTCCACATGgattccttcttcctcctcggcCCCGAAGCTCGGCGCCGGTTTCTCCAGATCGCCGGACGTCTCCTCGGCTGCACGTATATCTGCTCATGGTCTCCTCTCCACCAACCCACGACCACGTACGCACGTTGCAGCTAGCTTCTGTTACTCTAGTcaatgaattaattaattaactgagATCCTGCAGCCATTTGGTGTCCACGGAGGGATGGCACTGCGCGGAAGACAGTGGCCAATCGAGCTCGTCCGCTGCTACCGTCTCCTTGAGGCTCTTCGAGGCCTACAGGAGATCGCTTTGTGCTGTTCACAGCAGGTATATATGCCTTTTTCTCTATCGCGACAAATTTAAAATCTACTTTCAAGACGTTTAGTAAATGAGATTGCAAGCAGTTCCAGTTCTATTCCTGGTTTGGCCTACAAGGATGGGCTCGCTTACATTCAGTTTACTGATCGGGATATTATGAACTTGGCTTCCAATCACTCACAACGACAATTCTATCAGGTGAACATGTAACTTCTTAATTAATTcttattcttttcttcttctttttgagatAATTAATTAATGTTCTAATTGAAGCTTCTATATATATCATCTTTCAGGAAGCTGGAGTAAAGGTGTTAACAATTTCATTTTAGTTAATTCCATTAATGTTAATTGATTTTCAGTTAAGGATCTAATTAAaagactatttttttttaacatgtacGTGTATGTATAACAGACGGCAGTTTTTATGGGTTGCAGACATGGAGAAATCGAACTGGGGATCAAAATGCCTACAGATCCAACTGTACTACTGAGCTTAATTAAACACATTGATAATTGATATCCTGCACATATATCATTAGTAGGCTAGGCTAGCTGTTATTGAGGTATTATTACTGTCCTATAATTAATTTGCATGCAGGTGAATTTGCAGATGAACATTCAGCAAGTGTTCAGCGAGGAGTTGATTCAACAATCTCTAGGAGACCTTGCGATTCTTCCGTCTGAGCCCGGTCagctctcttcatcttcctccgaCACTTCGCCTCGTCTTCTCGCTCAATCAAGTCCTCCCTTCGTCATGCAACCCTTCAACTTCGCTGCAGCTCCAAGAACAGCTCATGAGGATGAAGCGATGAGAAGAGCAATGCTCGCCGTCATTATTTCTTCCAAGGACATGCCGTCGCCGTTGCTCCTCAACCAACAAACAATTAGAAATCCGATCGGAGCATTCCGGCCTTACTACAACAATCCATCGACTGCTCCTGAAGTGGAACTCGAGCCCAATTGGCACGGCCAG
This window of the Zingiber officinale cultivar Zhangliang chromosome 3B, Zo_v1.1, whole genome shotgun sequence genome carries:
- the LOC122054844 gene encoding uncharacterized protein LOC122054844, translating into MDSFFLLGPEARRRFLQIAGRLLGCTYICSWSPLHQPTTTHLVSTEGWHCAEDSGQSSSSAATVSLRLFEAYRRSLCAVHSSSSSIPGLAYKDGLAYIQFTDRDIMNLASNHSQRQFYQEAGVKTAVFMGCRHGEIELGIKMPTDPTVLLSLIKHIDN